In Candidatus Neomarinimicrobiota bacterium, the genomic stretch TCTCTACCGGTAATGTGAACTATGAAGATGTATTCAGCTATGCTAGTGAGGTGCGGCGACAACTAGATAATGAGAAATCACCAATGCACAAAGCGGCAAAGGAAATTGATGATCAAATTCGGGGAAAGTATGGCGGATATGACGGGACGATAAGCCCTGAAAACTACTCGCTACTGCGCCGGTACATACGACACATCGCACGAGAGATGATTCTGAATGCGGAAGACCAAATAAAATCGGGAAATGACCCCTCACTTAACGATTATCTCTCGAAATATGGTAGTATTATTTCCATGTTATCATCTGGTGGCCTTGATATTTTCACCCTTAATCACGACAACCTGCTCGAGGAAATATTTTCACGACAGGAAATTGCGTTTGAAGACGGCTTCCAGAGACTGCCCAGGCAAGACATTTGTACTTGGGATCTAAATTTTTTTAAGGGAGATACTAAAGTTCGGCTATTCAAATTACATGGGGGTAGCGACTGGCTAAGGTTGTATCAAAGTGTGCCAGATTCCCCTGGTGTAGGGGAGTTGGTTCCGCTATTCTATGACGAGAATGGCCAGCCATTTATGGTTGTAGCCGGCCCTCAACGCAGCACTGATTATTATAAGGTTATGAACATCCGTAAGGTAATAAACGAGCATAGGCTTTCCAGCAAGAAGTATGACATTGAAAATGCAGATGGTATGATCCTGGTAGGGAAATCTGATAAATTTTATAGTTACGCCTATCCGCCCTACCTTCATCTGTTGAGTATGTTTGCTGAGGAACTTGAGAAGAGGGATAAGATTATCGTCGCTGGCTATGGCTTTGGGGATGACGCTATCAACCGCAACATTGACGAATGGCAGTCAAAAGCGCCTACATCCAGGCAAGTTTGCTATATCGGCTATAGTAAAGGAAATGAGGAAAAGTCTTGTGAAGAAATGTCGCAAAGTGACGCAATGATTCAAGCAAAATTAGGCCGTGTGCAAATTTCAAAATGCTCATTTGCCGGTATGCAAAGTGCGCATGCTTCAGAGACCATTGGAGAGTTTCTATCAATATAACATGGATCAGCCATTATGATATCTCTCGGCCCCTGGATCATCCATCCGCTGCGCTCCGGCACGTTCGGGCTGGACGGGGGGGCCATGTTCGGGTCGGTGCCCAAGGTGCTGTGGGAGCGCACCAATCCCGCCGATGCGGCCAACCGCATCCTGCTGGCCCTGCGGCACCTGCTGATCGATGGCGGCGCCCCCGCCGATGGCGGGGCTGGCCGGCGCATCCTGGTGGACACCGGCCTGGGCCACAAGTGGACCGATAAGCAGGTGCAGATCTTCCGCATCGAGCAGCCGGAGCAGGCCCTGGATGTGGCCCTGAAGGCCGCCGGTTTCAGCCGCGAGGAAGTCACCGACGTGATCCTGACCCACCTGCACTTCGACCATGCCGGTGGGGCTACTATCGACGTGGGGGGTGTGATCGTGCCCACTTTCCCTGATGCCACCTACTATACCCAGCGGTCCCAGTGGGAGCTGGCCAATCATCCCAGCCCCAAGGACCGCGCCAGTTTCATAACGGATGACTTCGTTCCGTTGGAGCGGCACGGGCGGCTGGAGATTCTCGACGGCGGCGGGGAGATCGCTCCCGGCGTGGAGATCCTGGTAGGCAACGGCCACACCGACGGCCACCAGATGGTGAAGGTCAGCGGCGGGGGCGAGACGGCGGTCTTTATGGGCGATACGATTCCCACCGCCACCCACCTGCGCCTGCCATTCATCATGGGCTACGACCTGCGGCCGCTGGAGACCCTGGCGGAAAAGAAGCGCCTGCTGGCCCAGGCTGCCCAGGAGGACTGGTGGCTGTTTTTCGACCATGATCCAAAGGTAGCGGGTGTGAAAGTCAAGTCCGGGGCGAAGGACTTTGAGATCAGCGAGCGGTATGGAGCTGCGTGATTCTGACATTGAACGATCAGCCGGCTTTGAGCGGTCCATCGTTCCAACGTTTAGCCCGGAGTGAGAAATAGGAGTCCAAGTTATGTCTGAGGAGAGCCAGGATCAAAAGCGGCAACGGGCGATCGAGATCAATCGGCGGCTCACGCTGGAGTACCCCGAGGCCCGCTGTGCCCTGAACCACGAGAACGCCTACCAGCTGCTGGTAGCCACCGTCCTATCAGCCCAGTGTACTGACAAGCGGGTGAATATGGTCACCCCGGCCTTTTTCGCCGCCTACCCCGATGCCCGGGCCCTGGCGGCAGCATCCCTGGAGGAGATTGGCGAGGCGATCCGCTCCACCGGCTTTTACAATGCCAAGGCTAAGAGCCTCAAGGGTATAGCTGCGGCGGTAGTGCGGGACCATGGCGGCGAGATTCCCACTACCATGGACGCGCTCACCCAGCTGCCGGGTGTGGGCCGCAAGACGGCTAACGTCGTACTCGGCAATGCGTGTGGCATCCCTGGTATCGTGGTGGACACCCACATGCTGCGGCTCAGCAACCTGCTGGAGCTGGCGGAAGGGAAGGATGCGGTGAAAGTAGAGTATGCGTTGATGGAGCTGATACCGCCTGAAGAGTGGACCATATTCAGTCATCGGGTCATAGAGCATGGGCGCAGAGTGTGCATTGCCCGGCGGCCAAAATGCGCTGAATGTGTCCTGAATGAGCTCTGCCCCTCGGCTAAAGAACCCCAGCTGAGTAGTGACTGAAGGCTACCCAGCATTTTGGCACAAAGCTCGTGGCCCAAATCTGGTTCAGTAACTAAATTGATTAAATTGAAACTATATGCTTAATAAAAATAAAGGCGTTATGATTGTAGTGACGAAAAAGTTCAGGTTCTGCGCTGCTCACCAGTACCACAACCCCAATTGGCCCGAAGAGAAGAATGTAGCTGTCTTTGGGGATGATCACAGGATACACGGCCATAACTATGATCTGGAGGTGAGTCTCACCGGGAGCGTTGATCCCAACACTGGTTTTGTAGCTGATCTGGAGGCGATCAAGTCACTGGTCCAGGAGCGGGTCGTAGATGTTCTTGATCACGCTCAAATTGATAAGGATATCCCCTGGTTTAAAGAGCGTCAGCCTTCCTCAGAGAACCTGGTGCTCTACATCTGGGAGCAGCTGGCCCCCTATATCGCGGAGGGAGTGCAGCTGGTGCGTGTGCGGCTGTACGAAACCCCGACAATCTATGCCGAATATGGCGGCAAAATGGAAACCTGAGATTAATCGAAAGGGCATAAGAGAACATGAATGCCGGGTCTAGGACTAAAATCCAGGATCTTATTTACCAGCTTCTGCGCGAAATCGGTGAGGATCCGAAGCGGGAGGGTCTGTTGCGGACGCCGGAGCGGGTGGCCCTGGCGTGGGAGTATCTGGCCCGGGGCTATGATCTGCGCCTTGAAGACGTAGTGGGTGATGCCTGTTTTGAAGAAAAATGTGATGAGATGGTCACCGTCAAGGACATTGACTTTTTCTCCATGTGCGAGCACCACCTGCTGCCCTTTTTCGGCAAGGCGCACGTGGGATATATCCCCGATGGCAGGGTTATCGGCCTTTCAAAGATTCCCCGCATCGTAGAAATGTACGCCCGGCGGCTTCAGGTGCAGGAGCGTATGACCTCGCAGATCGCCACTGCCCTGATGGATATCCTGAAGCCCAGGGGTGTGGGAGTAGTAATAGAAGGGGCGCATATGTGCATGCAGATGCGGGGGGTGGAAAAGCAAAACAGCTACGCCACTACTTCCCACATGATCGGGGAGTTTAAGACCAGCGATAAGACCAGGGAAGAGTTCTTCAAGGTCATTGCCTTAGGGGGACTGTAATGACCCTGCTGGGAGCGCATGTTTCGACTGCCGGTAGCCTTGAGAGTGCCCCGGAGCGGGGCCGATCTATCAACGCCGACGCCATCCAGATTTTCACCGCCAACCAGAACCAATGGAAGGCTCCCCCCCTGACCGCAGCCACCATCAGCGGATTCCGACAGGGTATGTCTCAGGACCAGCCCAGAGTGAGTATCACCCATGACAGCTATCTTATCAATTTATGTGCGGTGGAGGGGTGGAAGCTGCGGCGGGCGGTAGAGGCTTTCATTGAAGAGATGGATCGCAGTGAGGTCCTGGGCATCAGCTATATTATCTTCCACCCTGGAGCCCATATGGGGGCCGGCATGGAATCCGGCTGCGCCACGGTAGCCGAAAGTCTGAATACCGCCCTTGACGCCCGACCGGATCACAAGGTCAAGCTGCTGGTGGAAACCACCGCCGGTCAGGGCACCAACGTGGGGTATACTTTCGAGCAGATCGCGGACATATTGGCCCGGGTGAAGTCGCCCGAGCGCATGGGTGTCTGCTTTGACACCCAGCACGCCTTCGCTGCCGGCTACGATATCCGCACTCCTGAGAGTTGGGGGTCTGTCTTGAATGAATTCGACAGCGTTATTGGCCTGGACCTACTGCTCGTCTTCCACCTCAACGACAGCAAACGGGAGTTGGGTACCCGGGTGGATCGGCACGAGAAGATCGGGAAGGGATACCTGGGGCTGGTGCCGTTCTGGTGCCTGGTGAATGATGGGCGCTTTACGGAGATACCCGCCATTTTGGAAACCCCCGCGGAGGACGATTCGGAGTATGGGGATGAGCTGCAGCTGCTGCGCTCGCTCATCGGGGTATCCCAGCCGGAGCCGGTTAGCTAGTGACCAAAGAGGATTGAGGTGAATATGGCCGACAAGTTTGACGTGGTTGTCATCGGCGGTGGCCCCGGTGGCTACGTGGCCGGGATCCGGGCCGCCCAGCTGGGTAAAAAGACTGCTGTGGTGGAATCCGACCTTCTAGGCGGCGTCTGCCTGAACTGGGGCTGCATCCCGACCAAGGCCCTGCTCCATACTGCCGAGTTGTACGAGGGTATTCGCCGGGCCGGGGACTTCGGACTGAAGGTTGGGGACGTGTCTGTGGAATGGCCGGCGGTTATTGAACGCAGCCGGGATGTGGCCAACCGACTTTCCAAGGGTATTGAATTTCTCTTTAAGAAGTACGGCGTCGTCTATCATCAAGGCCGCGGCAGGCTGGCAGATGCCACCGCGGTGGAGGTCACCCCGGATGAGGGCGAAGCCTTCCGGCTGCCGGCAGATAACGTGATCATCGCCACCGGTGCTCGTCCCAGGGCGTTCCCCGGCCTGGAACCGGACGGAAAGCGGGTAATCACTTCCAAAGAGGCCATGATTCTCTCTGCAGTACCCAAGCGGATGGTCATCATCGGTGCCGGTGCCATCGGGGTGGAGTTCGCTTATTTTTACAGTGTCTTCGGCACCGAAGTTACCCTCGTCGAAATGCTGCCCCAGATACTGCCACTGGAGGACGGGGAAGTGGCCAAAGAATTAACCAGGCAGTTCAAGAAGCGCAAGATCAAGATCCATACCGGGGCAAAGGTGGACAAAATTGAGCGGCAAAAGACTCAGGTCAAGGTGCATACCTCAGGCGATAAAAAGGAGGTTATCACTGCCGACCTGGCCCTGGTGGCGGTAGGGGTACAAGGCAACGTGGAAGACCTGGGATTGGAACAGGCAGGTGTGGCTGTTGAGCAGGGGGCCATCAAGGTGGATGAGTTCTATCGCACTGGTGTGGGGAGCGTATATGCCATCGGAGATGTGATCGGGCCTCCATTACTGGCCCACGTTGCTTCAGCGGAAGGGACCATTGCCGTGGAACACCTGGCGGGCCTTCACCCCGAACCCCTGGATTATCGCAATGTTCCCGCCTGCACCTATTGCCATCCCCAGGTGGCCTCCGTCGGTCTGACGGAGAAGGGTGCCCGCGATGCGGGCTATGAGGTGAAGATTGGGAAGTACCCCTTCCGGGCCCTGGGCAGAGCGCTGGCCAGTGGTGAAATCGACGGTTTTGTGAAGGTGGTGTATGACGCCAAGTACGGGGAGCTGCTGGGAGCCCACATCATCGGTGATGGCGCTACTGATCTGATTTCCGAAGTGGCCGTAGCCCGCAAGCTGGAGACCACCTACCTGGAGATTCTGAAAACGGTACACCCCCATCCCACCCTATCGGAGGGCATCATGGAGGCTACCGCCCTGGCATATGGAGAGTCGGTCAACTACTAGTCGATTTCGATGTGAGTTTTCCGGTCGGATCTGCTCAGTTGCCATAAATGGTAGGCCGTAAGAAGCACTACTGCAGCTGCCAGGAAAAAGACCAGGGCGACCAGGAAGGCAACCAAGCGCGGGAAGGTGAGGACTAAAATGCCGGCCAGAATCAATCCCAGACCGACGGCCAGGATTCTTGGCCAGGAACGCCCCAGCCAACTTTCCAGCTGCGGGGATATCTCGGTATAGATGAAACGAGGGACCATATATCTACCTCATGTTGTTGGTCTGAAGGGTATCCTTCAAGGATCGTGCCGCAAGCCAGAAACCGGCCTGGTTGCAGGTGTGTAGGACATTTTGGCATAACCGGCCACCTGTTCCTGTCATTCCACGCTATGCGGCCAGGCATAATTTAATGCATAGGATAAGCGCCCATAAAACGACGCCAATCGAAAATCAACTCGTAAGGACGCGTTAAATGGATCGGATTAACACTGCAAGACACCTATTACCGGTAGTGGCAAGTCTTCTGCTGCTATCGGGATGTGGCAGCGGCGACGCCTCTGCCAGGCGTAGTATCCGTACCTGGGATCTGGCAGCGGATATTTCCATCCTGGCCTCAGACGAATTTGAAGGGCGGGCTCCCTCGTCCAAAGGTGAGGAGCTTACGATCCAGTTTCTAAAGGAGGAATTCGAGAAGCTGGGGCTTGAGCCCGGCAATCGGGGGAGCTATTTCCAGGAAGTACC encodes the following:
- a CDS encoding MBL fold metallo-hydrolase, producing MISLGPWIIHPLRSGTFGLDGGAMFGSVPKVLWERTNPADAANRILLALRHLLIDGGAPADGGAGRRILVDTGLGHKWTDKQVQIFRIEQPEQALDVALKAAGFSREEVTDVILTHLHFDHAGGATIDVGGVIVPTFPDATYYTQRSQWELANHPSPKDRASFITDDFVPLERHGRLEILDGGGEIAPGVEILVGNGHTDGHQMVKVSGGGETAVFMGDTIPTATHLRLPFIMGYDLRPLETLAEKKRLLAQAAQEDWWLFFDHDPKVAGVKVKSGAKDFEISERYGAA
- the nth gene encoding endonuclease III: MSEESQDQKRQRAIEINRRLTLEYPEARCALNHENAYQLLVATVLSAQCTDKRVNMVTPAFFAAYPDARALAAASLEEIGEAIRSTGFYNAKAKSLKGIAAAVVRDHGGEIPTTMDALTQLPGVGRKTANVVLGNACGIPGIVVDTHMLRLSNLLELAEGKDAVKVEYALMELIPPEEWTIFSHRVIEHGRRVCIARRPKCAECVLNELCPSAKEPQLSSD
- a CDS encoding 6-pyruvoyl tetrahydropterin synthase family protein — its product is MIVVTKKFRFCAAHQYHNPNWPEEKNVAVFGDDHRIHGHNYDLEVSLTGSVDPNTGFVADLEAIKSLVQERVVDVLDHAQIDKDIPWFKERQPSSENLVLYIWEQLAPYIAEGVQLVRVRLYETPTIYAEYGGKMET
- the folE gene encoding GTP cyclohydrolase I FolE, coding for MNAGSRTKIQDLIYQLLREIGEDPKREGLLRTPERVALAWEYLARGYDLRLEDVVGDACFEEKCDEMVTVKDIDFFSMCEHHLLPFFGKAHVGYIPDGRVIGLSKIPRIVEMYARRLQVQERMTSQIATALMDILKPRGVGVVIEGAHMCMQMRGVEKQNSYATTSHMIGEFKTSDKTREEFFKVIALGGL
- a CDS encoding deoxyribonuclease IV, producing MTLLGAHVSTAGSLESAPERGRSINADAIQIFTANQNQWKAPPLTAATISGFRQGMSQDQPRVSITHDSYLINLCAVEGWKLRRAVEAFIEEMDRSEVLGISYIIFHPGAHMGAGMESGCATVAESLNTALDARPDHKVKLLVETTAGQGTNVGYTFEQIADILARVKSPERMGVCFDTQHAFAAGYDIRTPESWGSVLNEFDSVIGLDLLLVFHLNDSKRELGTRVDRHEKIGKGYLGLVPFWCLVNDGRFTEIPAILETPAEDDSEYGDELQLLRSLIGVSQPEPVS
- the lpdA gene encoding dihydrolipoyl dehydrogenase yields the protein MADKFDVVVIGGGPGGYVAGIRAAQLGKKTAVVESDLLGGVCLNWGCIPTKALLHTAELYEGIRRAGDFGLKVGDVSVEWPAVIERSRDVANRLSKGIEFLFKKYGVVYHQGRGRLADATAVEVTPDEGEAFRLPADNVIIATGARPRAFPGLEPDGKRVITSKEAMILSAVPKRMVIIGAGAIGVEFAYFYSVFGTEVTLVEMLPQILPLEDGEVAKELTRQFKKRKIKIHTGAKVDKIERQKTQVKVHTSGDKKEVITADLALVAVGVQGNVEDLGLEQAGVAVEQGAIKVDEFYRTGVGSVYAIGDVIGPPLLAHVASAEGTIAVEHLAGLHPEPLDYRNVPACTYCHPQVASVGLTEKGARDAGYEVKIGKYPFRALGRALASGEIDGFVKVVYDAKYGELLGAHIIGDGATDLISEVAVARKLETTYLEILKTVHPHPTLSEGIMEATALAYGESVNY